Proteins from a single region of Dyadobacter fanqingshengii:
- a CDS encoding DNA cytosine methyltransferase yields MNTTRVHKEIRKPLIISLFSGAGGLDLGFQEEGYKIALAIDNDASAIETHKFNFESASGVVADLSKIGPKGVLNYALETIPKGGRIGIIGGPPCQGFSRANPSSKPDDPRNLLPRLYIQIIEELKKHYIVEFVVFENVLGMKDKKHTVKYLDLIKGLKELDFDLSEKELCAHDFGVPQNRNRIVVTALRSGQGYQPVYPEKTVGTFTVKSTIGELIEPAFFHRNLKKEDIPLHPNHWTMQPKSAKFRQPFDNSNKSRSFRKLNWDKPSPTIAFGNREIHVHPSGLRRISIYEAMLLQGFPKSFILKGTLSQQVQQISNAVPPPLAKSLAEAVTKSMQKSGNG; encoded by the coding sequence ATGAATACAACCAGAGTGCATAAAGAAATACGTAAACCTTTGATAATCAGTCTTTTCAGTGGAGCAGGTGGGCTAGATTTGGGCTTTCAAGAAGAAGGCTACAAAATTGCCTTGGCCATTGATAATGACGCGTCAGCTATCGAAACTCATAAATTCAACTTCGAATCTGCTAGTGGCGTTGTGGCAGACCTTTCCAAAATAGGTCCAAAAGGTGTATTAAACTACGCTCTTGAAACAATTCCAAAGGGCGGAAGAATCGGTATAATTGGCGGACCACCGTGCCAAGGCTTTTCAAGAGCAAACCCGTCTTCTAAACCAGACGACCCACGCAACTTATTACCGCGTCTTTATATTCAAATAATTGAAGAACTTAAAAAACACTACATTGTTGAATTTGTTGTCTTTGAGAATGTTTTAGGTATGAAAGACAAAAAGCATACAGTTAAATATCTGGATTTAATCAAAGGCTTGAAAGAATTAGATTTTGATTTGAGTGAAAAAGAATTATGTGCTCATGACTTTGGCGTACCACAAAACAGAAATAGGATTGTGGTTACCGCATTGAGATCCGGGCAAGGATATCAACCTGTTTATCCAGAAAAAACTGTGGGAACGTTCACTGTAAAAAGTACGATAGGTGAATTGATTGAGCCTGCATTTTTTCATAGAAATTTAAAGAAAGAAGACATTCCATTGCATCCCAATCACTGGACAATGCAACCGAAATCAGCAAAGTTTCGTCAGCCATTTGACAATTCAAATAAATCAAGAAGTTTTCGTAAACTTAATTGGGACAAGCCTTCACCTACGATTGCTTTCGGAAACAGAGAAATCCATGTGCACCCTAGTGGTCTAAGAAGAATCAGTATCTATGAAGCAATGTTATTGCAAGGATTTCCAAAGAGTTTTATTTTGAAAGGAACCCTTTCTCAACAAGTTCAGCAAATATCAAATGCAGTACCACCGCCACTGGCAAAAAGTTTGGCTGAGGCTGTAACAAAATCAATGCAAAAATCAGGAAATGGCTGA
- a CDS encoding helix-turn-helix domain-containing protein, giving the protein MTHTTSNPKIHEGRNLKRFREMLGIKQDFLAFELGEEWNQQKISLLEQKEKIDADILEQVSAILKIPAEAIRNFDEEKAVNIIASTFNDNSYNHGTIHIHPFEKLIQLHEEKIALYERMLKEKDEMMERLERLIGGR; this is encoded by the coding sequence ATGACACATACTACCTCCAATCCAAAGATCCACGAAGGCCGCAACCTTAAAAGATTTCGAGAAATGCTCGGGATCAAACAAGATTTCCTTGCGTTTGAGCTCGGCGAAGAATGGAACCAGCAGAAAATCTCATTGCTCGAACAGAAGGAAAAGATTGATGCTGATATTTTGGAGCAGGTTTCAGCTATTCTCAAAATTCCGGCTGAGGCGATTCGGAATTTTGACGAGGAGAAGGCGGTAAACATTATTGCGAGTACTTTCAATGACAATTCCTATAATCACGGCACTATTCACATTCATCCGTTTGAAAAGCTTATTCAGCTTCATGAGGAAAAAATTGCCTTGTATGAAAGAATGTTGAAGGAGAAGGATGAGATGATGGAGCGGTTGGAGCGGTTGATTGGGGGGAGGTAG
- a CDS encoding glycoside hydrolase family 26 protein, translating to MHINFKINKKAIAFAALCIASCSLSWAQKLIDPKATRETATLYRNMHELAKKHTLFGHQDATNYGHGWREEPGRSDVKSVVGSHPAVIGVDIAPLTGRSKESTQKSEERLRKLVADTYARGGITTISWHFSNPVSGGDFYWKDSVSLPAVKYIIPGGKNHQDYKVILQGLAGWFKSLKGAEGEAIPLIFRPYHEFDGDWFWWGRAHCTPDEFKSLWQFTAGYLRDSLDVHNLIYAFSPDNKFNSVAEFTERYPGNDWVDLVGMDNYGDMGREGKYNLEQAIKKLKIVNDFALENRKLAAMTETGLESIVNPVWYTDVLLKVLQTNKLNLSYVLVWRNDTKSPTHYYAPFPGHPAVPDFKKFYDDKYTLFESDLKNIYGR from the coding sequence ATGCACATTAATTTCAAAATCAACAAAAAAGCAATCGCTTTCGCTGCACTTTGTATAGCATCATGCTCGCTGTCTTGGGCCCAAAAACTAATCGATCCCAAAGCAACACGGGAAACCGCTACACTTTACCGGAATATGCACGAGTTAGCCAAAAAGCATACACTTTTTGGACATCAGGATGCTACGAATTACGGACACGGCTGGCGTGAAGAACCAGGGCGCTCGGACGTGAAGTCGGTCGTTGGCTCGCATCCGGCGGTGATTGGCGTCGACATTGCGCCATTGACGGGCAGGTCCAAGGAATCTACACAAAAGAGCGAAGAGCGTCTGAGGAAATTGGTTGCCGATACCTACGCTCGCGGTGGAATTACGACCATATCCTGGCATTTTTCCAATCCGGTTTCAGGCGGGGATTTTTATTGGAAAGATTCCGTTTCGCTGCCGGCAGTGAAATACATTATTCCGGGCGGTAAAAACCACCAGGATTACAAGGTCATTTTACAAGGTCTTGCCGGCTGGTTCAAAAGTCTGAAAGGTGCCGAAGGAGAGGCTATCCCACTTATTTTCAGGCCTTATCATGAGTTTGACGGAGACTGGTTCTGGTGGGGAAGGGCACACTGCACGCCGGATGAATTCAAATCATTATGGCAATTCACAGCAGGGTATCTGCGGGATAGTCTGGATGTTCATAACCTGATTTACGCATTTTCTCCTGACAATAAATTCAACAGCGTCGCAGAATTTACAGAGCGGTATCCGGGCAACGACTGGGTTGACCTCGTTGGGATGGATAACTATGGAGACATGGGACGCGAGGGCAAGTACAATCTGGAACAAGCGATCAAAAAACTCAAAATCGTAAATGACTTTGCGCTGGAAAACAGAAAACTGGCCGCCATGACTGAGACAGGTCTTGAATCCATTGTAAATCCTGTTTGGTACACCGATGTTTTGCTTAAAGTACTACAAACGAATAAGTTAAATCTCTCCTACGTACTCGTCTGGCGCAACGATACCAAAAGTCCGACACATTACTACGCGCCATTTCCCGGCCATCCCGCTGTGCCGGATTTTAAGAAGTTTTATGACGATAAGTACACGTTGTTTGAAAGCGATCTTAAGAATATCTATGGCAGATAG